From Brassica oleracea var. oleracea cultivar TO1000 chromosome C3, BOL, whole genome shotgun sequence, a single genomic window includes:
- the LOC106330043 gene encoding putative F-box protein At4g11580 yields the protein MDTLECFSFFNHFAFSKWKNLKTLIIAHDDPLTETFEFQVVGESCNNLTNLKYLGGLGKETVVEIVRYLKNIKRLSLQCAYVSRPGVLLLITGLQNLAILNVLHCKEFDDQTVTMDNIVQAATQKRRVKFILCSNNCTCRNKRWLEGLGSYGSESWRNNEIKELEF from the exons ATGGACACTCTAGAATGTTTCTCCTTCTTCAAT CATTTTGCGTTCAGTAAATGGAAGAATCTGAAGACATTGATTATCGCTCATGATGACCCTCTCACAGAGACTTTTGAGTTTCAAGTAGTGGGAGAGAGCTGTAATAACCTCACAAACTTAAAATATTTGGGTGGTTTAGGAAAAGAGACTGTTGTGGAAATCGTGCGTTACCTCAAGAACATCAAGAGGCTGAGTTTGCAATGCGCTTATGTCAGCAGACCAGGAGTTTTGTTGCTAATTACAGGCCTCCAAAACCTTGCGATCCTTAATGTTTTACATTGTAAAGAGTTTGATGACCAGACGGTAACTATGGACAATATTGTACAAGCCGCCACTCAGAAGCGT CGTGTCAAATTTATACTTTGTTCAAACAATTGTACTTGCAGAAACAAGCGATGGTTGGAAGGGCTCGGGTCGTATGGTTCTGAGAGTTGGCGAAATAATGAGATAAAAGAACTTGAGTTCTGA
- the LOC106328531 gene encoding heat stress transcription factor B-2b-like has translation MPGEQTGEVGGGCSAGNSGGSSGGGGGESQRSIPTPFLTKTYQLVDDPVYDELISWNEDGSTFIVWKPAEFARDLLPKYFKHNNFSSFVRQLNTYGFRKVVPDRWEFSNDCFRRGEKILLRDIQRRKISQPAMAAAAAPVLAHVVSPSNSGEEQVISSNSSPAGTGGGGGSVSVALQRTTSSTTAPELMEENERLRKENVQLSQELTKLKGLYSNIYKLMSNFTSGGADCAKTLDLMPERQEMSEEATETGTGLKLLTPRLFGVSIGVKRARRDHELGAAAVEEDDNQEEEEQGSDDKSEPMEENNSVDHNGPWLELGK, from the exons ATGCCGGGGGAACAAACAGGAGAGGTTGGCGGCGGTTGTAGCGCCGGTAATAGTGGAGGAAGCAGTGGCGGCGGTGGAGGAGAATCGCAGAGGTCAATACCGACGCCGTTTCTAACGAAAACGTACCAGCTTGTGGATGATCCGGTTTACGACGAATTGATTTCGTGGAACGAGGACGGTTCAACATTCATCGTATGGAAACCAGCTGAGTTCGCGAGAGATCTCCTCCCCAAATACTTCAAACACAACAACTTCTCCAGCTTCGTCCGTCAGCTCAACACTTAT GGGTTTCGAAAAGTGGTTCCGGATCGTTGGGAGTTCTCTAATGATTGTTTCCGGAGAGGTGAGAAGATTCTGCTTCGCGATATTCAACGCCGGAAAATCTCTCAGCCCGCTATGGCCGCTGCCGCTGCTCCGGTGTTAGCTCACGTTGTTTCACCGTCTAACTCTGGAGAAGAGCAGGTGATTTCTTCCAACTCATCTCCTGCGGGTACAGGAGGAGGAGGAGGATCGGTTAGTGTGGCTCTGCAGAGGACGACGAGCTCCACCACAGCGCCGGAGCTGATGGAGGAGAACGAGCGGTTGAGGAAGGAGAATGTACAGTTGAGTCAAGAGCTGACAAAGCTTAAAGGTTTGTATTCCAATATCTACAAGCTGATGTCGAATTTCACGTCAGGTGGAGCGGATTGTGCGAAAACGTTGGATCTGATGCCGGAGAGACAAGAGATGAGTGAAGAAGCCACAGAAACAGGGACTGGTCTGAAGCTCTTGACCCCGAGGTTGTTTGGGGTTTCGATTGGGGTGAAGCGAGCTAGAAGAGACCATGAGTTGGGTGCTGCTGCTGTGGAAGAGGATGATAACCAAGAGGAAGAAGAACAAGGCTCCGATGATAAGTCAGAGCCAATGGAGGAGAATAACTCCGTTGACCACAATGGGCCATGGCTTGAACTTGGAAAGTGA
- the LOC106333930 gene encoding F-box protein At4g00893 — MASPSTSTSSTTITRKRFKTQSEVALKPSFSDLPSSLLEVIMSRLVLKDNIIASASCKSWCEAALSVRVVEKHPWLLSFSKRSSLFELHDPVQSKSYTLNLPELAESTVRYSSHSWLLMHASTSKDLFFFNPFTRELISLPKSTLPFQAIAFSSPPTSDNCVVVALNFKLRQHYVTISTCHPGATEWITEAFPAALLYYMKSKLVYLNDRFYCFTFGGDSLYSFHPSSRTWVCLADVYHYHQLQGGWERRETFLAEKQGELFLVFTCGKEKPVVFKQGSLQWEKMSSTELDGFTIFFSSYYSQIRTNLPWMRKNLCSLRFGNNRMRCLSYSFDKSRYNPHKGSLSWLKLVSRPKCLWIDPPDNVSDYLG; from the exons ATGGCGTCACCTTCTACATCTACGTCTTCAACCACCATCACCCGTAAAAG ATTCAAAACTCAGAGCGAAGTGGCATTGAAACCGAGTTTCTCTGACCTTCCATCAAGTCTTTTGGAAGTAATAATGTCTCGTCTTGTGTTAAAAGATAACATCATTGCATCAGCTTCTTGCAAATCATGGTGTGAAGCGGCACTATCCGTTCGGGTAGTGGAAAAGCATCCTTGGCTGCTGAGCTTCTCTAAACGTAGCAGTTTATTTGAGCTCCACGATCCGGTACAGTCGAAGTCGTACACTTTGAATCTGCCAGAGCTAGCTGAGTCAACCGTGCGCTACTCATCACACAGCTGGTTACTTATGCACGCATCTACCTCAAAGGACTTGTTTTTCTTCAACCCGTTTACTCGGGAGCTCATAAGCTTGCCTAAGTCTACGCTACCATTCCAGGCAATCGCATTCTCTTCTCCTCCTACATCTGATAATTGTGTTGTGGTAGCCTTAAACTTTAAGTTGCGGCAGCATTATGTCACTATCAGCACTTGCCATCCTGGAGCAACTGAGTGGATTACCGAGGCCTTCCCTGCCGCTTTACTATATTATATGAAGAGCAAGCTTGTCTATCTCAATGATCGATTCTATTGTTTTACCTTTGGTGGAGACTCCTTGTATTCCTTTCACCCGTCTTCCAGGACATGGGTTTGTCTTGCGGATGTATATCACTATCATCAACTGCAAGGTGGGTGGGAGAGGAGAGAAACTTTCTTGGCAGAGAAGCAAGGAGAGCTCTTTCTCGTGTTTACTTGTGGCAAGGAAAAACCAGTGGTGTTTAAACAAGGCTCTTTGCAATGGGAGAAGATGTCTAGTACTGAGCTTGATGGCTTCACAATCTTCTTCAGTTCTTATTACTCTCAGATTAGGACTAATCTTCCATGGATGAGGAAAAATCTCTGCTCCTTAAGGTTTGGTAACAACCGCATGCGTTGTCTCTCCTATTCTTTTGATAAAAGCAGGTACAATCCACATAAGGGAAGTCTGAGCTGGCTAAAACTTGTTTCTCGTCCAAAGTGCCTCTGGATCGATCCGCCGGATAATGTTTCAGACTATTTGGGTTGA